ATATAGCCAGAGTCCACTTCTGTGTGCCTGACATAAAAACCCAGGCTACAGTTCCCCATCTTATCGCAGCAGGGAGCTGCCTTGTGCTCGGGGATGCCTTGATGAGAGGGGAAGTTAAGAATGCTTTTGCGCTTGTCCGCCCACCCGGTCACCATGCAATGACAGTAGCACACGGAAACAGAGGGTTCTGCAATATAAATAACGAAGCTATTCTTGTAGAATACCTGAGAAAAAAATATGGAATCCGCAAGATTGCAATCGTGGATACTGATGTGCATCACGGGGATGGAACTCAGGAAATCTTCTATAATGATCCGGATGTGCTTTTTATTTCTTTCCACCAGGACGGAAGGACTCTTTACCCCGGATCGGGCTTCATAAGCGAGCTTGGGGGTCCAAAAGCGCGTGGCATGACAATTAATATTCCCCTGCCGCCTGGAACCCCTGATGAGGGCATACTTTATGTGCTCGATTCTCTCGTACTTCCCATTATAAAAGATTTCAAGCCTGAACTGGTTCTGAACTCTGCTGGACAGGATAACCATTATACCGATCCACTTGCGAATATGCGCTTTTCCGCACAGGGATATGCAAAATTGAATGAGAAACTTGCCCCTGATATGGCTGTGCTTGAGGGCGGCTACGCAATCCAGACGGCACTGCCTTATGTAAACACAGGCATAATCCTTGCAATGGCAGGGCTTGATTATTCCTGCGTAAGGGAACCTGACTTCAAGCCAGGGATGTTTGTCCAGGCCTCAAGGGATAGAAAGATACTGGAAGAGACCGTTGCAGCCCAGCTCGAAAACTGGAAAAACCGGGACAGGCTTGTAGAAGCCGAAGTAGCAAAATACGGAGAATTCTACAGCCGGAGAAAGCAGATCTTTTACGACACAGATATGATTCAGGAGTTCCAGGAAGAAAGAATCCGGATGTGCCCTGACTGCCAGGGCTACAAGACCATAGATTCCCACGCTCACAGGAGCGTATACGATACCAGGATTTTTGGGGTCTCGGTTCCGATTTATGCCTGTGAGAACTGCCAGGCTGAAGCCAGGGAAGAGTACAGAAAAAGGCTTGATGATATGAAATATGACCAGATCTACCTGCAGGATAAAAAAGGGGATGAATACAGGGCATATAATACGAGAACAAAGCAAGAAACGGTTTATTGAGATGGGGAAAGAATTTGTTAAGCAGGAATAAATTTATTAAATGTTATAAGGTTTTTTCTTTTCATCCTGCTTATTTCCCTTTGTTTTTTCTAGCCCTTTAATTTTGTAATCTCTTATTTTTCTGTAATCTCTATTTTTCTGTAATCTCTATTTTTCTGTAATCTCTATTTTTCTGTAATCTCTATTTTTCTGTAATCTCTATTTTTCTGTAATCTCTATTTTTCTGTAATCTCCGAAATCTTTTTTGTTTTTCATCCAGCATATTATCGACCTGAAGCAAGTTTTTCCAGTTTCCTGCTATTTTAAAAGATTGTGGGACGTTGAGTGAACTATTTTCAGATTTTTATGTTCAAACTTTTTTATGTTCAAATTTTTTTATATTCAAATTTTTGATTCATTTTTATCAGTATCCTTTTTAAGAAGTATATGAAAAGCTGTGCATCTTCTTTAAGAAATAATTTGTGAAAAAAGCATCATTTTATAGGGAAACTTACTAAATATATTAATTTTATCCTTCAAAATCAAATAATCATGCTGTTCGCAGGTTTGTAGATAAATTAAAACCGGGATTGGATGACTGCGGGGAAGTTGAAATATTCTGATAAACGCTATCAACAGGCAGGTAAAGATAAAAAAAAGTTAAGATGTTGTCAGCGTTAACTTATTTTCAGTTTGTTATAATCGAAAAAGATGGTGGAGACTAAACGAGAAAGAAGTAGTAAGAGAATTCCAGCAAGCTGAGACGTTATTTTACGATTTTGTGTTTTTTAATAGTACCAGAAGTATATTGATAGAAACCGTTATGTTTATATTCTAGTCACGATTATTTTCTAATTAATTTAAGGGAGTGATATTTATAATTACTTTTATCTGTATGGAGGAATTAGCATAAATAGATTAAAGTTTTTACTACTAGCATCTTTTATTTTCACACTAAGTTCCTTTATCGGAGCAGCTGCGACATATACTGTGGCCGCTGACGGTACGGGAAACTATGCGACAATACAGGCTGCAGTGGATAATGCGAATTCTGGTGATACAATTATCGTATCCCCGGGAACCTATTATGAGAACATCATTATAAATAAAATCGGACTAAAGGATCTGGAGCTGAGGTCTGCATCCGGTGATCCTGCGAATACAATAATAGCCAACTCTACAGGCAGTCATGTAATCTCTATGAGTTATGGAGATAATTTAACAATTAAAGGATTTACGATCAGTGGAGCTGGAACCGGAAATGCAGGCATCAACATGGTTGGAAGTCACCATTGTACAATTGAAAATAATATATTTTCGAATAATGCCCTTGGAGTACAGCTGACTTCAAGCTCCACTTACAACACAATTCGCAACAACATATTTTCTAAAGAAACTGCTGCTGGCACAGCAATTAATATTGCGAGATCTGGATCTAACGAAATCTCGGGGAATACAATCTCAAACCACAGTTCTGGAATTCTTATTGGTGGATCTGATGGGAACAAGCTCTCAAGTAATATTGTAAGCCAGAGTATTGAAGACGGTATACTTTTGCAAGCAAATTCAAAAAATAATATTCTTGAAAACAATCTCGTAAGTACCAGCGGAAGATATGGAATCTATTGTGCAAATTCAGTCGATAATAAACTGATTAGCAATATGGTGTCCAATGGTACCAATGGGATTAATCTTGTATTTTCCCCTGGAAGCACAATCTCAGGCAATGACGTATCATTTGCCCGTGACCATGCTATCTTTCTGGATAACTCCAGTAATACTAACGTGGAAAACAATAGTGTTTCAAGCAGTCCCTACGGAATAGCTCTGAGATATTCTAACAATAGTAACGTAGTTAACAATTATGCTTACAACAATACCAGAGGCATTTATATTACCCTGTGGTCAAACAACAACATGCTTTCAGGCAATAAGGCATATTCAAATAATAACGGTATTGTTCTTGTATACAGTGCCAATAATAATATTATCGAAAACAATGAAGTAAATTCAAATAACAATTACGGCATCGTACTAGGGAATGTATTCGAAAATAAAGTGTTAAATAACAAAATATCGCAAAATGACAGGGGAATTTCCCTCGATGATTCATCCGTAAAAAATACACTCTCAGGCAATATTGTGAACTCAAATAGAGGTTATGGTATTCGTCTGGATAACTCTGACTACAATAATATTACCAGCAACATTGTCCAGTCAAATAAGAACGGAATTTACCTGGTGAATTCTAATAACAGTTACCTTATTAATAATACCGTGCCTGACAGTGAGAGAGCTATCCAACTGTGGAGCTCAAGTAATGACAAGCTTATTAACAATATTCTCTCAAATAACCGCAATTATGGAATTCTTCTGGATAATTCCAGCAATAATGAACTTTCCGGAAATACGGCTTTTAACAGCACTGTAGGCATTTCCCTGAGCTCGTCAGTAGATAACAATGTTTCAGGTAATACTATCAGTTGGAATAGCAATCATGGTATTTTCCTGTGTGCCAGAAGCCTCAATAACCTTATCTATAACAATAATTTTAACAACGCCGTAAACACCAACGTTAGAAATGATAAGTGCACCTGGAATGTAGCAAATACCAGTGGTAGAAACATTATGGGTGGTCCATACCTTGGCGGCAACTACTGGGCAAAACCTGAT
The Methanosarcina thermophila TM-1 genome window above contains:
- a CDS encoding histone deacetylase family protein — protein: MKLGLGKIRDVLKTGSGAGMQQEKKEHAEGRSKAEKEETRIIESEENKPETNEGNLMESKKTGQETKQESLSPADRSRAKKTGLVFFPAFDWAISPTHPEREERLLYTRDQIFEEGLMDLPEIAEYKPRLAEYRDIARVHFCVPDIKTQATVPHLIAAGSCLVLGDALMRGEVKNAFALVRPPGHHAMTVAHGNRGFCNINNEAILVEYLRKKYGIRKIAIVDTDVHHGDGTQEIFYNDPDVLFISFHQDGRTLYPGSGFISELGGPKARGMTINIPLPPGTPDEGILYVLDSLVLPIIKDFKPELVLNSAGQDNHYTDPLANMRFSAQGYAKLNEKLAPDMAVLEGGYAIQTALPYVNTGIILAMAGLDYSCVREPDFKPGMFVQASRDRKILEETVAAQLENWKNRDRLVEAEVAKYGEFYSRRKQIFYDTDMIQEFQEERIRMCPDCQGYKTIDSHAHRSVYDTRIFGVSVPIYACENCQAEAREEYRKRLDDMKYDQIYLQDKKGDEYRAYNTRTKQETVY
- a CDS encoding NosD domain-containing protein, encoding MAADGTGNYATIQAAVDNANSGDTIIVSPGTYYENIIINKIGLKDLELRSASGDPANTIIANSTGSHVISMSYGDNLTIKGFTISGAGTGNAGINMVGSHHCTIENNIFSNNALGVQLTSSSTYNTIRNNIFSKETAAGTAINIARSGSNEISGNTISNHSSGILIGGSDGNKLSSNIVSQSIEDGILLQANSKNNILENNLVSTSGRYGIYCANSVDNKLISNMVSNGTNGINLVFSPGSTISGNDVSFARDHAIFLDNSSNTNVENNSVSSSPYGIALRYSNNSNVVNNYAYNNTRGIYITLWSNNNMLSGNKAYSNNNGIVLVYSANNNIIENNEVNSNNNYGIVLGNVFENKVLNNKISQNDRGISLDDSSVKNTLSGNIVNSNRGYGIRLDNSDYNNITSNIVQSNKNGIYLVNSNNSYLINNTVPDSERAIQLWSSSNDKLINNILSNNRNYGILLDNSSNNELSGNTAFNSTVGISLSSSVDNNVSGNTISWNSNHGIFLCARSLNNLIYNNNFNNAVNTNVRNDKCTWNVANTSGRNIMGGPYLGGNYWAKPDGTGHSQITPDENNDGFADEPFITSNVTDNLPLIDVPDPIAPIADFSANPTKGIVPLTVEFKDLSKYATSISWDVNGDGKSDGNNSTLVYVYDTPGDYSATLTATNENGTSTKSITINAEEFIVYPVADFSANPMSGYTPLSVQFTDLSQNAISRNWDIGIDGTIESTNASFTYVFSVPGSYPVRLTAINENGTSSKDLTITATKKNSGGGGSRGGGGGGGGSPEPARNVDVKELSQVRVVSGNSVKFDFPKNATCVVYVSFDAKKTAGKTTTIAEQLKAKSTLTSNLSSGEVYKYFNLWVGNAGFATEKNIENPVVCFKVEKSWLEDKNIDQNSITLNRYSDKKWSELPVKLLREDSKYLYFKADTPGFTHFAITGNTIEKPTADTKPAAETSEPEEKNTTVNETKKEQNSQQGTGKDKVTSIPGFEGLCVVACLITLFLHKKK